A window of the Brumimicrobium sp. genome harbors these coding sequences:
- the ribH gene encoding 6,7-dimethyl-8-ribityllumazine synthase produces the protein MATANKNLSQYDKNTIPNGADFKVGIVVSEWNDNITFNLLKGAQETLLENGVKAKNITVKYVPGAYELPLASQWLLEKIEIDGVIAIGSVIQGETKHFDFVCQGTALGIKDVALKFNKPAIFCVLTDNTLQQAIDRSGGKYGNKGTEAAVACIKMIHLKKTI, from the coding sequence ATGGCAACAGCAAATAAGAATCTATCTCAATACGATAAAAATACTATTCCAAACGGTGCCGATTTCAAAGTCGGCATTGTTGTTTCAGAATGGAACGATAATATTACTTTTAATCTTCTAAAAGGAGCGCAAGAAACACTTTTAGAGAACGGAGTAAAAGCGAAAAATATCACTGTAAAATACGTTCCAGGAGCGTATGAACTACCTCTAGCCTCTCAATGGTTACTAGAAAAGATAGAAATTGATGGAGTAATAGCCATAGGTTCTGTTATTCAAGGTGAAACCAAACATTTCGATTTTGTTTGTCAGGGAACTGCCTTAGGAATTAAAGATGTCGCCCTAAAATTCAATAAACCTGCTATTTTCTGTGTCCTAACTGATAATACTTTACAGCAAGCTATCGACAGATCAGGTGGGAAATATGGTAACAAAGGAACTGAAGCTGCTGTGGCTTGTATCAAAATGATTCATTTAAAAAAAACAATATAA